The nucleotide sequence GCCCGATCGCATCATCCATGCATGTGACCGCGGCGGCATAGTCGCGGCGACGAGCTTCGGTGGTCACTACCGTCGCCGGGTTGCCGTACCGGTATCGATCGGTGGTTCGGTACGTCGGGGCGACCTCGGGATACATTGCTTTGAAACGTTCGGGCGCCTGGATCGTGCTGCGAATCTTTGGATCCAACGATGACGAATTATGGGGCGCGCTGAATGGTAGGTACAGGAAATACGGTTGGTCGTCGGGTTGCTGGTCCAGGAATCGCAACGCTTCGCGTAGGAACAGGTCGGTGCAGTAGGTACCACGGTCATCGACGGTTGGCGATTCATTGCGAAACATGCTGGGCACGCCGTAACGTTCGTGGGTGTAGTAGTCGATGCCCGTGTTGACGAAACCATAAAAGTCGTCGAAGCCTCGGGACGTTGGCAAGAAACGACGCAGACTGCCCAAGTCCCATTTGCCGTAGATGCCACATCGGTACCCGGCATCGGACAAGTAATTGGCCAACGTCGATTCGCGAACGTCCATGCCGCCGATGCGTTCGAAAGTGGCGGCGTACTGTGCGGCGGTATAGCGGTGGCCGTAATCCGGGGCTTCGTTCCGGATCATGTCGCTGATGCCGTTGCGTTGCGGATAGCGACCGGTCAACAGTGCGCCGCGTGACGGAGTGCAGGCCGACCAAGCGACATAGAAATTCGTCAGCCGGATCCCCTCGACCGCCAAACGATCCAAGTTGGGGCTGATGATCTGACCGCCCAGGCAGCCTAGGTCGTTGTATCCCAAGTCGTCGGCAACGATCAGCACGATCGATGGCGAGGTCGGTGGTGCCGCGTCAGTCCAGGAGGAGGCAATGAAGAAAACGACGATGCACAGAAGGCCGGTCATGCGGCGGTGACCGGCGGCGGATGGGTCGGTGAGCACGACAAACACGGGTGGAGCGGGACGGTGGGGCGGTGGGGCGGTGGGACGGTGGGGCGGTGGCGACAAAGCCGAGGCGGGATGGGGACGGATCACGCGGGGGTGCAAATCATGGGCGGCGTCATGGTCTGCGGCGGATCCCCGTCATCATAAACGCTGGGGCACAGGGGCTGGGCTCCGGTCATTTGTCCAGTCATCGCTGCCGTGCCGTCGTTCGGCCGTGCATGCTAAGCCGTTGTGTCGGGCCGCCGTGTTCGGCCGGCGACATCACCGACATGATCGGATTCTTTCGTACCTTCGGCGCCAGCGGTCTGTGATGCGGTTGGCCGCGACAATTCGCCAGATTCTTGTGGGTGGTTTTACGTCCAGTAAACGGTGCGTGACCTAGGAATCTAGTGGAAATCTCCAGGAACTTGTTTTTCACGATCCGACCATGCACGCAAACCGATCCCGGAAAAGCCAACTTGCGACACCGCGTCAACGTCGTAACGGACGCCGCGCCGCGGCCGTGGTGGAACTTGCGGTCTGTCTGCCGCTGTTGACGCTGATCATGTTGGGGACGATCGAGACCTGCAACATGATGTTCGTGGGCCAAAGCTTGAAGATCACCGCTTACGAAGGTGCCCGCGTGGGTGTGGTACCGACGTCGAAAGCGGAGAACGTCGAATACCAGTGCCAGCTGTTGCTGGATGCCCATGGCGTCAAAGGCTATGACGTTTCGATGAATCCCAGCGATCCGGGATCGCTGGGTGAAGACGACTATTTCCAAGTCACGGTGTCCGCACCGTTTGATTCGAATTCTTTGCTGGGCGGATACCTGTTCAGCGGCAAGACACTGACACGTACGGTCAGTCTGCGTGCACGGTAACGAGAAACTCTGATAGGGCCCGCAAACGATGCCAATCCATCGCATCCGAAACAACCGACGTGATCGCCGCGGCGCGACGATGGCATTGGTGGCCGTGTTGCTGCCGGTGCTGCTGATCATTTCCGCTTATGCGATCAACATCACGTACATTGAATCGCTGAATACCGATGTGCAGATTGCATCGGATGCCGCAGCGCACGCGGCGTTGAAAGAGTATGTGTTAAGCGACGGTGACAAGGCCAAGGCGGTGACAGCGGCACAAGCCGCGGCAGCGCTGAATCCGATCGGCGAACACGTCATGCCGGTTGGTGAAGGAGATTTGGATGTGGGTGTCAGCAACCGAAACGCATTGAATTCAACGCATTCGTTCACACCGGCAGAAAACGGCAATGCGATTCGATTCGTGACGCGCTCGCTAGCCAATAGTAACAACACCAACATCAAACCGCTGTTCCCGACGTTCGGGACCAACTTTCAGTTCAAGACACAACGCGAAGCGATCGCCACCCAAGCGGCGATGGATATCAGCTTGGTGGTCGATCGCAGCGGATCGATGGCATATGCCGCGGACGAAGTGGCCCAGTACCCGCCGGCGCCCGCGGCCGCACCGGCCGGGTGGGATTTTGGACAACCGGTGCCACCCAGCGCACGTTGGTTGGACTTGATCGCAGCGGTCAACACGTTCAAACAGTTGATCGAAGCTTCGCCGATGGAAGAGTACGTTGCGCTGTCGACTTACAACAGCAATCCGGCCACTCCCGTTCGTCTGACGAACGACTACACCGAAGTCATGGATGCGTTGCAGGCGATCTCGGTCAGCTTTGAAGCCGGTGGGACCAACATCGGTGGCGGGATGATGGAAGGATCCGCCGCGGTGACCGACCAAGCCTTGGGACGCCCCTTTGCCACCAAGGTCGTGATCGTGATGACCGATGGGATTCACAACTACGGGAAAGATCCCGTCAGCGCCGCCTACAGCCTGTACCACAACGGGATCACCGTCTTCACCATCACGTTCAGTGATGAAGCGGATCAAAACAAGATGAAAAAGGTCGCCGACATCTGTGGCGGCCAACACTTTCACGCCGTGACCGCGGCCCAGCTGGCGGATGCGTTTCGTGAAATCGCCCGTCGTTTGCCCAGTCTGTTGACGAAGTGAGACATGTTGATGTTGGTTTTTAAACACTTTCGCCAGAAAACTCCGGTGCAACGATCCGTTAACGATGTAGAACGGCGAACCGGGGCTGCTGCGGTCGAATTTGCCTTCTGTTTGGTATTGTTGGTGATGCTGATCTTTGGCGGCATCGAACTTTCCCGCGCCAGCATGCTGAAACACGTCGCCGACCACTCGGCCTACATCGCGGCACGAACCGTGATCGTTCCGGGCTCCAAGTCGTCCACGGCAAAAAACATGGCCAAGGATTATCTGGCCAAGCACGGGATCCAATCGGCGACCATCACGGTGACGCCGGAAACGCTGAGCGAATCGGACACGTCGGTCAACGTGTCCGTGAAGATCCCCGTTTCGGAAAACGTCTGGTTGTCACCCCAGTACACCAGCGGCGATGTCGAAGGTCATTGCACCTTGATGACCGAGCGGGCACCAATCGTGTTGGCAAAATCTTTGCCGACGCCTCCACCACCGCCGCCTCCACCACCGGAACCCGAACCGGAGCCGCAACCAGAGCCAGAACCCGAACCGGAGCCGGAACCAGCGCCGGAGCCTGAGCCGGCACCCGAGCCATCGCCACCCCCGCCGCCTCCCCCACCTCCACCACCGCCTCCTCCACCACCCATGCTGTAAGGCGATGGGGGTGAAAGGGCGAACGTCCACATCAACGATCGACGCCGGTGATCAAGTTTTTGGTCGCCGGCGTTTTTCGTGTTGCTCGTTCCGTGAATCATCAAAGCCGCAACTTTGCTAACATGCAGTCCGGTGAGGTTTCGATTCGAGCGGACGGACACGATGGTCAAAGTCAACAGCGGCGGCGGATGGCGGGCGATCGCCTATTCTTTCAAGAAGGGCCGTGAAGCCGGCGGGATGTGGAAATTCTACCGGGCGCTGCGAAGCAAGAATGCGTGCAAGACGTGCGCACTGGGCATGGGCGGCCAGAAGGGCGGCATGGTCAATGAGGTCGGATCGTTCCCCGAGGTCTGCAAAAAAAGCATGCAGGCCATGGCGTCGGACATGCAACGCGGGATCGATCCAAACTTCTGGAAGCGGAACAGCATCGAATCGCTGCAGCGTTTGACGCCACGCGAACTGGAATATCTGGGACGTTTGGTGCATCCGGTCCGCTATCGCCGCGGCCAAACCCACTTTGAAACGATCACTTGGGAACAGGCGTTTGACACGATCGTGGGCAAGCTGCGTGAAGTCGCACCGGATGAAACGTTTTGGTATTTCAGCGGACGCAGCAGCAACGAAGCCGGTTTCCTGCTGCAGTTGATGGCGCGTTTGTATGGCACCAATAACGTCAATAACTGCAGCTATTACTGTCACCAAGCCAGCGGCGTGGGGCTGAATTCCAGCGTTGGCAGCGGGACGGCAACAATCCAATTGGAAGACTTGGAACAAGCCGATTGCGTGATGTTGATCGGCGGCAATCCGGCCAGTAATCATCCGCGATTGATGAGCAGCCTGTTGAAGGTGCGCCGATCCGGCGGCAAGGTCATCGTCATCAATCCGGTTCGCGAAACAGGGCTGATTCGGTTTCGCATTCCCAGTGATCCGCGTTCGCTGTTGGGCGGGTCAAAGATCGCAACCCACTATTACCAGCCTCACATCGGCGGTGACTTGGCGTTGTTGTGGGGAATCGCCAAAGCCGTGCGTCAGGCTGGTGCGATGGACCTGGATTTCTTGTCGCAAAATTGTCGGCATCATGACGAATGGTTGGCGGCGGTCGATGCGATGGACTGGGCGGAGATCGTTGCGAAATCGGGCGTTTCGCAAGCGGAGATGGAAGAGATTGCAGACGTCTATGGCAAATGCAACCGCGCGGTGTTCGCCTGGACGATGGGCATCACGCACCATCAGCACGGCGTGTTGAATGTTCAAGCGATCTCTGCGTTGGCGTTGTGCCGCGGGATGGTGGGGAGACCGGGCAGCGGATTGATGCCGATCCGTGGTCACAGCAACGTCCAGGGGATCGGCAGCGTGGGGGTGACCCCGCGGTTGAAGAAACAGATCTTTGATGCCTTGCAAGAAAAATACGGCATCCAGTTGCCCACGAGCGCGGGCAAAGACACGTTGGCATGTATGGAATCCGCCCACTGTGGTGACTTGAAAGTCGGATTCTGC is from Crateriforma conspicua and encodes:
- a CDS encoding sulfatase family protein — translated: MTGLLCIVVFFIASSWTDAAPPTSPSIVLIVADDLGYNDLGCLGGQIISPNLDRLAVEGIRLTNFYVAWSACTPSRGALLTGRYPQRNGISDMIRNEAPDYGHRYTAAQYAATFERIGGMDVRESTLANYLSDAGYRCGIYGKWDLGSLRRFLPTSRGFDDFYGFVNTGIDYYTHERYGVPSMFRNESPTVDDRGTYCTDLFLREALRFLDQQPDDQPYFLYLPFSAPHNSSSLDPKIRSTIQAPERFKAMYPEVAPTYRTTDRYRYGNPATVVTTEARRRDYAAAVTCMDDAIGQVISRIESRGQLDQTIVIFLSDNGGGGGSDNTPLRGKKSTMWEGGVRVPCLVRWPDGKLKPGQVNDQLLTSLEILPSLCSAADAEVPADVTLDGFDWWDTLRGDTESPRKSMFWKRQDRRGARVDDWKWVDMPDKDQSGLYRITDDIGESNDLSQQYPDVLADIQAKYRQWESEMQDAPPRGPFRDF
- a CDS encoding TadE/TadG family type IV pilus assembly protein, whose amino-acid sequence is MHANRSRKSQLATPRQRRNGRRAAAVVELAVCLPLLTLIMLGTIETCNMMFVGQSLKITAYEGARVGVVPTSKAENVEYQCQLLLDAHGVKGYDVSMNPSDPGSLGEDDYFQVTVSAPFDSNSLLGGYLFSGKTLTRTVSLRAR
- a CDS encoding vWA domain-containing protein, giving the protein MPIHRIRNNRRDRRGATMALVAVLLPVLLIISAYAINITYIESLNTDVQIASDAAAHAALKEYVLSDGDKAKAVTAAQAAAALNPIGEHVMPVGEGDLDVGVSNRNALNSTHSFTPAENGNAIRFVTRSLANSNNTNIKPLFPTFGTNFQFKTQREAIATQAAMDISLVVDRSGSMAYAADEVAQYPPAPAAAPAGWDFGQPVPPSARWLDLIAAVNTFKQLIEASPMEEYVALSTYNSNPATPVRLTNDYTEVMDALQAISVSFEAGGTNIGGGMMEGSAAVTDQALGRPFATKVVIVMTDGIHNYGKDPVSAAYSLYHNGITVFTITFSDEADQNKMKKVADICGGQHFHAVTAAQLADAFREIARRLPSLLTK
- a CDS encoding TadE/TadG family type IV pilus assembly protein, translated to MLVFKHFRQKTPVQRSVNDVERRTGAAAVEFAFCLVLLVMLIFGGIELSRASMLKHVADHSAYIAARTVIVPGSKSSTAKNMAKDYLAKHGIQSATITVTPETLSESDTSVNVSVKIPVSENVWLSPQYTSGDVEGHCTLMTERAPIVLAKSLPTPPPPPPPPPEPEPEPQPEPEPEPEPEPAPEPEPAPEPSPPPPPPPPPPPPPPPPML
- a CDS encoding FdhF/YdeP family oxidoreductase, which translates into the protein MVKVNSGGGWRAIAYSFKKGREAGGMWKFYRALRSKNACKTCALGMGGQKGGMVNEVGSFPEVCKKSMQAMASDMQRGIDPNFWKRNSIESLQRLTPRELEYLGRLVHPVRYRRGQTHFETITWEQAFDTIVGKLREVAPDETFWYFSGRSSNEAGFLLQLMARLYGTNNVNNCSYYCHQASGVGLNSSVGSGTATIQLEDLEQADCVMLIGGNPASNHPRLMSSLLKVRRSGGKVIVINPVRETGLIRFRIPSDPRSLLGGSKIATHYYQPHIGGDLALLWGIAKAVRQAGAMDLDFLSQNCRHHDEWLAAVDAMDWAEIVAKSGVSQAEMEEIADVYGKCNRAVFAWTMGITHHQHGVLNVQAISALALCRGMVGRPGSGLMPIRGHSNVQGIGSVGVTPRLKKQIFDALQEKYGIQLPTSAGKDTLACMESAHCGDLKVGFCLGGNLYGSNPDSAYAAAALSNLQMNVMLSTTMNTGHVHGLADDTIILPVLARDEEPQPTTQESMFNYVRLSDGGPRRLPGPRSEIDVISTIASRLMPEMQGVDWTAMGQTSTIRQWIGEVIPGFEKIKSIDQSKEEFQIAGRTFHQPSFGTKDGKAILHVHALPPLAAEGSGQLRLMTVRSEGQFNTVVYEDEDLYRNQTARDIILIHPDDFPVLGIRPESRVTVSSDTGRMENILARPYPDIRSGNALMYYPESNVLVSRAIDPKSKTPAFKGVVITVTPQESGSVAPAG